One part of the Algibacter sp. L1A34 genome encodes these proteins:
- a CDS encoding glycoside hydrolase family 3 protein, with protein sequence MVNNRYILQFLFVLLGTLVLIWSCGSSKKTFAFKFQNESLSIEERVDDLINQMTLKEKVSQMRFDAPAIDRLGITEYNWWNECLHGVARAGEATVFPQAIGMGATWNPSLILEMGEAVSDEARAKHHRFVSEGKRGIAQGLTFWTPNINIFRDPRWGRGQETYGEDPFLTSRIGVNYIKGLQGDDDKYLKVVATAKHFAVHSGPEKSRHQDNYQTSNKDLYETYLPAFEAAVKEAKVHSIMCAYNRYRDEPCCGNNLLLSKILREDWGFKGYVVSDCWAINDFWQPENHGVVETPAEAGAMAINNGTDLNCGNVFDPSLNEAVLKELVDENQIDIALSRLFIARFKLGMFDNPENVKWSKIPYSVVASEKHLELSEKIARESMVLLKNDNNILPLKKNIKSIAVIGPNADAVQSLLGNYHGTPHNYITPLKAIRQKLPNTEVNYALGSDIASGWSTFTHIPVSVLESENKSGLKGEYYTKSNFEGEPVLTQTDSVIDFIWTPKRPIKDFKSDVFSVRWTGNIIPKQTGLYRIALKASSYGKLFMGDSLYADFSADYEPKTEYFDMELEEGKAYPIKIEYQNRLSDPQVHLLWAKLNEDLLTPAIEAAKKSEIVLLCLGLSPEIEGEEMPVELDGFDKGDRSSLKLPKNQIELMKKVHALGKPTIVVLMNGSALAVNWAAENVPAILEAWYPGEFGGKAIADVLFGDYNPSGRLPITFYKSVTDLPDFKNYNMENRTYKYFKGAPLFPFGHGLSYTSFEYENLNIPEKVKLNDAIKIAVDVKNTGAVDGDEVVQFYLTHEDKQDESPIRTLVGFKRIHLNAGETKTVNYKIDADKYASITSEGKKIIETENLLLSIGGKQPGFKGVASAKTTDVLSKRVLLIN encoded by the coding sequence ATGGTAAATAATAGATACATATTACAATTTTTATTTGTGCTGCTAGGTACATTAGTATTGATTTGGTCTTGTGGCTCAAGCAAAAAAACTTTTGCTTTTAAGTTTCAGAATGAAAGTTTATCAATTGAAGAAAGAGTTGATGATTTAATAAACCAAATGACTCTTAAAGAAAAGGTTTCTCAAATGCGTTTTGATGCGCCTGCTATCGATCGATTAGGTATCACGGAATATAATTGGTGGAACGAGTGTTTACATGGAGTAGCAAGAGCAGGAGAAGCAACGGTGTTCCCTCAAGCAATAGGTATGGGAGCAACATGGAATCCTTCGTTAATATTAGAAATGGGAGAAGCTGTATCCGATGAGGCTAGAGCTAAACATCACAGATTTGTTTCGGAAGGAAAACGAGGTATTGCTCAAGGACTAACATTTTGGACGCCCAATATTAATATTTTTAGAGATCCACGTTGGGGAAGAGGCCAGGAAACTTATGGTGAAGACCCATTTTTAACGAGTAGAATTGGTGTTAATTACATAAAAGGTCTTCAAGGAGATGATGATAAATACCTAAAGGTAGTTGCTACGGCTAAGCATTTTGCAGTACATAGTGGTCCAGAAAAATCAAGACATCAAGATAATTATCAAACATCTAATAAAGATTTATATGAAACGTATTTACCGGCATTTGAAGCAGCAGTAAAAGAAGCCAAGGTGCATTCTATTATGTGTGCTTATAATAGATATAGAGATGAGCCATGTTGTGGAAATAATTTATTGTTAAGTAAGATTCTTAGAGAGGATTGGGGGTTTAAAGGTTATGTGGTTTCAGATTGTTGGGCAATTAACGATTTTTGGCAACCTGAAAATCATGGTGTTGTAGAAACACCGGCAGAAGCTGGTGCTATGGCAATTAACAATGGTACAGATTTAAACTGCGGTAATGTATTTGATCCAAGTCTTAATGAAGCTGTATTAAAAGAACTTGTAGATGAAAATCAAATAGACATAGCTTTAAGTAGATTGTTTATAGCACGTTTTAAACTAGGAATGTTTGATAACCCTGAAAACGTTAAATGGTCAAAAATACCATATAGTGTTGTGGCTAGTGAAAAACATTTGGAATTATCTGAAAAAATAGCAAGAGAGTCCATGGTTTTACTTAAAAATGATAATAATATTTTGCCTTTAAAAAAGAATATTAAATCTATTGCCGTAATTGGTCCAAATGCCGATGCAGTACAATCTCTGTTAGGTAATTATCATGGTACACCTCATAATTATATAACTCCCCTAAAAGCAATTCGACAAAAATTGCCAAATACCGAAGTTAATTATGCTTTGGGTAGTGATATTGCCTCTGGCTGGTCAACATTTACGCATATACCAGTTTCGGTTCTTGAAAGTGAAAATAAATCGGGTTTGAAAGGTGAGTATTATACGAAATCAAATTTTGAAGGTGAACCAGTTTTAACACAAACGGACAGTGTTATTGATTTTATTTGGACGCCAAAACGGCCTATAAAAGATTTTAAATCCGATGTTTTTTCGGTACGATGGACAGGTAATATAATCCCCAAACAAACAGGTTTATATAGAATAGCACTTAAAGCTAGTAGTTACGGAAAACTATTTATGGGAGATTCTTTATATGCTGATTTTTCTGCAGATTACGAGCCAAAAACTGAGTATTTTGATATGGAACTTGAAGAAGGTAAAGCTTACCCTATTAAAATTGAATATCAAAATAGATTATCAGATCCGCAAGTCCATTTACTATGGGCAAAACTTAACGAGGATTTATTAACTCCAGCTATTGAAGCAGCCAAAAAATCGGAAATTGTTTTACTATGTCTAGGATTATCTCCTGAGATAGAGGGAGAAGAAATGCCCGTAGAGTTGGATGGTTTTGATAAAGGAGATCGTTCAAGCTTAAAACTTCCAAAAAACCAAATTGAACTCATGAAAAAAGTTCATGCTTTAGGCAAGCCAACCATTGTTGTTTTAATGAATGGTAGTGCTTTGGCCGTTAATTGGGCTGCGGAAAACGTTCCGGCTATTTTAGAAGCATGGTATCCAGGTGAGTTTGGAGGGAAAGCTATAGCAGATGTTTTATTTGGAGATTATAATCCAAGTGGCAGACTTCCAATTACATTTTATAAATCGGTTACAGATTTACCCGATTTTAAAAATTATAATATGGAAAACAGAACCTATAAATACTTTAAAGGAGCTCCTCTGTTTCCATTTGGCCATGGTTTAAGTTATACTAGTTTTGAATATGAAAATTTAAATATTCCAGAAAAGGTAAAACTTAATGATGCTATTAAAATTGCAGTTGATGTTAAAAACACTGGAGCTGTAGATGGAGACGAAGTGGTTCAGTTTTATCTAACACATGAGGATAAACAAGACGAATCTCCAATTAGAACTTTGGTAGGTTTTAAAAGAATTCATTTAAATGCTGGCGAAACCAAAACAGTAAATTATAAAATTGATGCAGATAAATATGCCTCAATAACATCCGAAGGAAAAAAAATAATAGAAACTGAAAATCTATTATTAAGTATTGGAGGGAAGCAACCTGGTTTTAAAGGAGTAGCTAGTGCCAAAACAACAGATGTTTTATCAAAACGAGTATTATTAATAAACTAA
- a CDS encoding SusC/RagA family TonB-linked outer membrane protein has translation MIKLKLLGMLFAMFCMQNAFSQTKTISGTVSDTGGVPLPGVSLIVVGTTIGVSTDFDGNYTLQNINVGDQLTVSYIGMLSQTITIGTQSTINVTLEESVEALAAIVVVGYGSQSRAEVTGAISTIDSETMSSIPVTNAESALQGRAAGITVANSGVPGSSPSVLIRGLGSVGNNSPLYVIDGVIVGNLSGISPNDIESVSVLKDASTTAVYGAQGSNGVVVVTTKQGKNGKGRLNFNTYTGFQTVAKRYDVLETIDYLKYAGELGVFPNRPLSTYKTNTDWQDEIFRVGIIQDYNLSYSGGTENSTHLFSAEYLKQEGTLIDTGFERYSFRANSSAKFGKITVGESMSLSFGKQNPERDAEGRSLIEHAIKAAPYLSVYNSSNLGGFQGPSSSADGQDAVNPVRVQKLGDAVNKSLGIIGNVYAELEIIEGLKFKSQVGLDYYTYNNSNFIPSYSDDSVEGSTTHAQNYAAITRNSGNGQTIIFDNSLTYKTTINDNHNFEILALVEKYEGKNESLNASSRNAVTDEVNQVSNEDSSVSSSSSEVNKIGYLGRVNYNFDGRYIASASFRRDASSRFGANKRWANFYSASAGWNIAKESFMEDSNFSNLKLRASYGTVGSDAIGDYLYAPSLTGGFEYPIGGAVAFGVTANGGSNQDLQWETKEIINVGLDAGLFNEKFTASLEYYQNTSNDLLIYIPAVLSSGINAGSLPVNAGSVETKGFELVLGFNDYDGDFTWSANLNLGTSKNEVLSLGARDEITGSPYKLGGADVTRTVVGESLFHFYGLVSDGIYQNQEEVEAVFTANPNQVIVKPGDIRFKDLNGDGAINSDDRTIIGNPFPDLTYGLNLDAKYKNFDMSLFITGVSGNEVFNTNTYDLVGGANRLFNVSQSYYDNKWSATNPTGTEPRILGAPQNNGISDRFVEDGSYTRLKSISLGYTFPNETFEKYFSKLRLYVSGQNLVTISDYSGLDPEIGGGEFGIDRGKYPQPKSFLLGVQVSF, from the coding sequence ATGATTAAACTTAAACTTTTAGGTATGTTGTTTGCCATGTTTTGCATGCAAAATGCCTTTTCACAAACAAAAACCATTAGTGGTACAGTTTCAGATACAGGCGGTGTGCCATTGCCGGGAGTGTCGCTTATTGTTGTTGGAACAACTATTGGTGTATCGACAGATTTTGATGGTAATTACACCTTACAAAATATTAACGTTGGAGATCAATTAACTGTCAGTTATATTGGTATGCTTTCTCAAACGATAACTATTGGAACTCAAAGTACCATAAATGTTACTTTAGAAGAATCCGTAGAAGCTCTTGCAGCTATTGTAGTTGTTGGTTATGGTTCTCAAAGTAGAGCAGAGGTAACAGGAGCGATTTCAACAATCGATTCCGAAACAATGTCTTCAATACCGGTAACAAATGCAGAATCTGCATTGCAAGGTAGAGCAGCGGGTATAACTGTAGCTAATAGTGGTGTGCCAGGATCTTCACCTTCAGTATTAATTAGAGGGTTAGGTTCAGTAGGTAATAACTCGCCATTATATGTCATTGATGGTGTTATTGTTGGTAACCTATCTGGTATTAGTCCAAACGATATAGAATCTGTTTCTGTATTAAAAGATGCTTCTACTACTGCGGTTTATGGAGCGCAAGGCTCTAATGGTGTAGTGGTTGTTACTACAAAACAAGGTAAAAATGGAAAAGGAAGGTTAAACTTTAATACCTATACAGGTTTTCAAACAGTAGCAAAAAGATATGATGTATTAGAAACCATAGATTATTTAAAATACGCAGGTGAATTAGGAGTGTTTCCTAACAGACCATTATCTACTTACAAAACCAATACAGATTGGCAAGATGAAATCTTTAGAGTAGGTATTATTCAGGATTATAATTTAAGTTACTCTGGTGGTACAGAAAACTCTACACATCTTTTTTCTGCTGAATATTTAAAACAAGAAGGAACTTTAATTGATACAGGTTTTGAAAGATATTCTTTTAGAGCAAATAGTAGTGCTAAATTTGGAAAAATTACAGTAGGTGAATCTATGTCTCTTTCTTTCGGAAAACAAAATCCGGAAAGAGATGCAGAAGGTAGATCACTTATAGAGCACGCCATTAAAGCGGCACCTTATTTGTCTGTATATAATTCAAGTAACTTAGGTGGTTTTCAAGGGCCTTCTTCATCAGCAGATGGACAAGATGCTGTAAACCCAGTAAGAGTTCAAAAACTTGGTGACGCAGTAAATAAATCATTAGGGATTATTGGAAATGTTTATGCAGAACTAGAAATTATTGAAGGTTTAAAATTTAAATCTCAAGTAGGTTTAGATTATTACACTTACAATAATAGTAATTTCATACCGTCATATAGTGATGATAGTGTTGAAGGTAGTACTACACACGCACAAAATTATGCAGCAATTACACGTAATAGCGGTAATGGTCAAACAATCATATTTGATAATAGTTTAACCTATAAAACAACAATTAATGATAATCATAATTTTGAAATATTAGCATTGGTTGAAAAATATGAAGGAAAAAACGAAAGTCTAAATGCAAGTAGTAGAAATGCTGTTACAGATGAAGTAAATCAAGTTTCTAATGAAGATTCAAGTGTTAGCTCAAGTTCTTCAGAAGTAAATAAAATTGGATACTTAGGACGTGTTAATTACAATTTTGATGGTAGATACATTGCATCTGCATCTTTTAGACGTGATGCTTCATCAAGATTTGGAGCAAACAAACGTTGGGCTAACTTTTACTCAGCATCTGCTGGTTGGAATATTGCAAAAGAATCTTTTATGGAAGATTCTAACTTCAGTAACTTAAAATTAAGAGCTAGTTACGGTACTGTAGGTAGTGATGCTATTGGAGATTATTTATATGCACCTTCTTTAACAGGTGGTTTTGAATATCCTATTGGTGGTGCAGTTGCATTTGGTGTAACAGCTAACGGAGGTTCAAATCAAGACTTACAATGGGAAACCAAAGAAATTATAAACGTTGGTTTAGACGCAGGTTTATTTAATGAAAAATTTACAGCTTCTTTAGAGTACTACCAAAATACAAGTAATGATTTATTAATTTACATACCTGCTGTATTATCAAGTGGTATTAATGCAGGTAGCTTACCTGTAAATGCTGGTTCTGTTGAAACTAAAGGTTTTGAATTAGTATTAGGATTTAATGATTATGATGGAGACTTTACTTGGTCTGCAAACTTAAATTTAGGAACTTCAAAAAATGAAGTATTAAGTTTAGGTGCTAGAGATGAGATTACAGGATCTCCTTACAAATTAGGTGGAGCAGATGTTACGCGTACAGTTGTAGGAGAATCATTATTTCATTTTTACGGTTTAGTATCTGACGGAATTTACCAAAATCAAGAAGAAGTAGAGGCTGTATTTACTGCAAACCCAAACCAAGTTATTGTTAAGCCAGGAGACATTCGCTTTAAAGATTTAAATGGTGATGGAGCTATTAATTCTGATGATAGAACAATTATTGGTAATCCATTTCCAGATTTAACATACGGTTTAAATTTAGACGCTAAATATAAAAATTTCGATATGAGCTTATTTATTACAGGAGTTTCAGGAAACGAAGTTTTTAATACAAATACGTACGATTTAGTGGGTGGAGCAAACAGGTTATTTAATGTAAGCCAATCTTATTACGATAATAAATGGTCTGCAACAAACCCAACAGGGACAGAGCCTAGAATTTTAGGAGCACCTCAAAACAATGGAATTTCTGATCGTTTTGTTGAAGATGGATCATACACCAGATTAAAAAGTATTTCCTTAGGTTATACATTTCCAAATGAAACATTCGAAAAATATTTTTCAAAATTACGTTTGTATGTTAGTGGTCAAAACTTAGTAACTATAAGTGATTATTCTGGTTTAGATCCTGAAATAGGAGGAGGTGAATTTGGAATTGATAGAGGTAAATACCCACAGCCTAAATCTTTTTTATTAGGAGTTCAAGTTTCATTTTAA
- a CDS encoding RagB/SusD family nutrient uptake outer membrane protein, whose translation MKKYILIVIALFGIFLTNSCSEEDLELSNPNQLSPDTFFSNESQVESSVNAAYANLQPFGLYGRLMFYMMDNMSHEQSGNGQQEGDKVTFADFSFDSSLPSIKDYWDGCYRGINKANFVIANTEKINALPEGTLTAAKKAKYIGEARFLRAHYYWLLVNRYGGVPIYLGDGTDNAEGQPRSTKEAVIELIIDDLKYAATNLYDKGAETPGRATKGAAQAFLGKVFLYQESYDLALVEFNKLSGYALEDNYFDNFMEETEHGVESIFEVEYDIALGTEQFWWSAVNGTGPIHATKRGQDYGVLDWFNVYPSDDLVAEFEAGDKRFAGSFYVAGDTYNNGDNTFVESDFAENGGNIRPVAWKKYQNYYKQPSENGESGINVKVIRYSDVLLMMAECENEVGSQTTAIGYINKVRTRAGLDNLDASLSKDAVFKAIVHERKVELNGEQVRFDDMLRWGIVATELAGTNFQVGKNELWPIPDAEISSNANINSEDQNPGF comes from the coding sequence ATGAAAAAATATATATTAATAGTTATAGCACTATTCGGAATTTTTTTAACAAATTCTTGTTCGGAAGAAGATTTGGAATTATCAAACCCAAATCAATTATCACCAGATACTTTTTTCTCAAATGAGTCTCAAGTAGAATCATCAGTAAATGCAGCTTATGCAAATTTGCAACCATTTGGATTGTATGGTAGGTTAATGTTTTATATGATGGACAATATGTCTCATGAACAATCCGGTAACGGTCAACAAGAAGGAGATAAAGTAACCTTTGCAGATTTCTCATTCGATTCAAGTCTACCTTCTATTAAAGATTATTGGGATGGATGTTATAGAGGAATTAACAAAGCAAATTTTGTAATTGCTAATACTGAAAAAATTAATGCATTGCCAGAAGGAACATTAACTGCTGCTAAAAAAGCGAAATATATTGGTGAAGCACGTTTTTTAAGAGCACATTATTACTGGCTTTTAGTAAATCGTTATGGAGGAGTTCCTATTTATTTAGGTGATGGAACCGACAATGCAGAAGGACAACCAAGAAGTACAAAAGAAGCAGTGATTGAATTAATTATAGACGATTTAAAATATGCTGCTACTAATTTATATGATAAAGGTGCAGAAACACCAGGTAGAGCAACAAAAGGAGCTGCTCAAGCTTTTTTAGGAAAAGTATTCTTATATCAAGAATCTTATGATTTAGCTTTAGTAGAGTTTAATAAATTATCTGGTTACGCTCTTGAAGATAATTACTTCGATAATTTTATGGAAGAAACGGAGCATGGTGTGGAATCAATTTTTGAAGTTGAGTACGATATAGCTTTAGGAACTGAGCAATTCTGGTGGTCTGCTGTTAATGGAACAGGTCCAATTCATGCAACTAAGAGAGGGCAAGATTATGGCGTTTTAGATTGGTTTAACGTGTATCCATCAGATGATTTAGTGGCTGAGTTTGAAGCAGGAGATAAAAGATTTGCTGGTAGTTTTTACGTGGCAGGAGACACATATAACAATGGAGATAATACTTTTGTTGAGTCAGATTTTGCTGAAAACGGAGGTAATATTAGACCAGTGGCTTGGAAAAAGTACCAAAATTATTACAAACAACCTTCAGAAAATGGAGAATCTGGAATTAACGTAAAAGTAATTCGTTATTCAGATGTTTTATTAATGATGGCAGAATGTGAAAATGAAGTGGGGTCTCAAACAACAGCAATTGGTTATATAAATAAAGTTAGAACTAGAGCAGGCTTGGATAATTTAGATGCAAGTTTATCTAAAGATGCCGTTTTTAAAGCAATTGTTCACGAACGTAAAGTAGAGCTTAATGGTGAACAAGTTCGTTTTGATGATATGCTTAGATGGGGAATTGTAGCTACAGAATTAGCTGGAACAAATTTTCAAGTAGGGAAAAATGAATTATGGCCAATTCCTGATGCCGAGATTAGTTCAAATGCTAATATTAATTCAGAAGATCAAAACCCAGGTTTTTAA
- a CDS encoding carbohydrate binding domain-containing protein, with translation MKNNKILGLLCLFTAFWSCGNDDEVMVELTQPTFTITESAENSGIYNFENTTPDKEEFYSYWEFEIGDAKVADQAGPVEHEYKISGNKLVTLTMVSTINALQATQMVEVIVPVAEGYLTNPENLLLNGYLVEGDGDDFTNWSAYNGGDNIFSTTDALIGGRAVKVSNAADADPWTVQFVSDAIETEIGEEYTVSFWGKGNGEVVRFSTKPDGSAQYGPDYTLTSDWQQYTWTITANEANTNISLDMGKSAGTFVIDVIEVVKGDAALPLPSDSSLVLNGGFEDGDGNEFANWGKYNGGDFIVEETSDVLSGSRAVKVSNSAAGDAWSVQFVSDAIETEVGAEYEVSLWAKGDPAVIRYSTKPDGSAQYAPDYTITEDWEQYTWTFTANEAMTNISLDMGTSAGTFILDDVKVNKK, from the coding sequence ATGAAAAACAATAAAATATTAGGTCTATTATGTTTGTTCACAGCCTTTTGGTCGTGCGGAAACGATGACGAGGTAATGGTGGAGCTAACGCAACCAACATTCACAATAACAGAATCTGCAGAAAATTCAGGTATTTATAATTTTGAAAACACAACACCAGATAAAGAAGAGTTTTATAGCTATTGGGAGTTTGAAATTGGAGATGCTAAAGTTGCAGATCAAGCAGGTCCTGTAGAACATGAATATAAAATATCGGGAAACAAATTAGTAACATTAACTATGGTTAGCACTATTAATGCTTTGCAAGCAACCCAAATGGTTGAGGTAATTGTACCTGTTGCAGAAGGTTATTTAACAAATCCAGAAAATTTATTATTAAATGGATATTTGGTTGAAGGAGATGGCGATGACTTTACAAATTGGAGTGCTTATAATGGAGGCGATAATATATTTTCTACAACAGATGCACTTATAGGCGGTAGAGCAGTTAAAGTATCTAATGCGGCAGATGCAGATCCTTGGACTGTGCAATTTGTAAGTGATGCTATTGAAACTGAAATAGGTGAAGAGTATACGGTTTCATTTTGGGGTAAAGGTAATGGAGAAGTAGTCCGTTTTTCAACAAAACCTGATGGATCAGCTCAATACGGTCCAGATTATACATTAACGTCAGATTGGCAACAATACACTTGGACAATTACGGCTAATGAAGCAAATACTAATATATCTTTAGATATGGGTAAATCTGCAGGAACATTTGTTATAGATGTTATCGAAGTTGTAAAAGGTGATGCAGCGCTTCCGCTTCCATCAGATTCTAGCTTAGTTTTAAACGGGGGTTTTGAAGATGGTGATGGTAATGAATTTGCTAATTGGGGAAAATATAATGGAGGAGATTTCATTGTTGAAGAAACTAGCGATGTATTATCCGGTTCTAGAGCCGTTAAAGTATCAAACTCAGCAGCTGGAGATGCTTGGAGCGTACAATTTGTAAGTGATGCCATTGAAACAGAAGTAGGTGCTGAATATGAAGTGTCTTTATGGGCAAAAGGAGATCCTGCTGTTATTCGTTATTCAACAAAACCAGATGGTTCGGCGCAATACGCACCAGACTATACAATTACTGAAGATTGGGAACAATACACTTGGACTTTTACAGCTAATGAGGCTATGACTAATATTTCTTTAGATATGGGGACTTCAGCTGGTACATTTATTCTTGATGATGTTAAAGTAAATAAAAAATAA
- a CDS encoding endo-1,4-beta-xylanase, which produces MKINKLILLFVTTLLAFSCTNDEDNNFNGSELIEPETIQASFSYTVSPTDPYVIQLENTTNGTVQYKSYWDFGLGEGTVIDEAGLDEVRYNEVGDYTVKLYAIYDGVTTVESKVIKVDENGVCPDGLCGSTSNTSLKDAATTFSVGTITRSSWLSAGGKYTDIIKEQFNNLTSEYEMKMNVMYPSQGSYDFSAADAIVDFAVANDINVHGHALIWHNATPSWVEGFSGTDAEFETMVKDYITTTVTRYKGKVRSWDVVNEAIDDGSGNPLRNSIFKQKMGNDYIKKCFQFARDADPDALLFYNDYNMASSSGKRTAMLAIVDGLGDLIDGVGAQMHISYNGPSASQIEATANAIVAKGKKVHFSELDIRANPDGNLTSLTSERSSLQQAKYKEVVEIYNAIPSENKFALTVWGIRDNKSWLIDFWGNPEWPLLFDDDYNKKPAYYGFLEGL; this is translated from the coding sequence ATGAAAATAAATAAACTTATACTTTTATTTGTAACGACGTTGCTCGCATTCTCATGTACTAATGATGAGGATAACAATTTTAATGGATCTGAACTTATAGAGCCAGAAACAATTCAGGCTTCGTTTAGTTATACTGTTTCACCTACAGATCCTTATGTAATACAATTAGAAAACACAACGAATGGAACTGTTCAATATAAAAGTTATTGGGATTTTGGTTTAGGTGAAGGAACTGTTATTGATGAGGCCGGTTTAGATGAGGTGAGATATAACGAAGTAGGCGATTATACTGTTAAATTATATGCTATTTACGATGGCGTTACAACGGTAGAAAGCAAAGTTATAAAAGTTGACGAAAATGGAGTTTGTCCTGACGGACTTTGTGGTTCTACAAGCAACACAAGTTTAAAAGATGCGGCGACTACTTTTTCTGTGGGTACAATTACTCGATCTTCTTGGCTTTCTGCAGGTGGAAAATATACTGATATTATAAAAGAGCAGTTTAACAATTTAACTTCAGAATATGAGATGAAGATGAACGTGATGTATCCTTCTCAAGGTAGTTATGATTTTAGTGCTGCTGATGCCATTGTAGATTTTGCTGTTGCAAATGATATAAATGTACATGGGCACGCTTTAATTTGGCATAATGCGACACCTTCTTGGGTTGAGGGTTTTTCTGGAACTGATGCTGAATTTGAAACTATGGTGAAAGATTATATTACTACAACTGTTACAAGGTATAAAGGTAAAGTTCGCTCTTGGGATGTTGTAAATGAAGCTATAGATGATGGTAGTGGAAATCCATTAAGAAACTCTATTTTCAAACAAAAAATGGGTAACGATTACATTAAAAAATGTTTTCAATTTGCTAGAGATGCAGATCCAGATGCTTTATTATTTTATAATGATTATAATATGGCTTCAAGTTCAGGAAAAAGAACAGCAATGTTAGCAATCGTTGATGGTCTTGGTGATCTTATCGATGGTGTAGGTGCTCAAATGCATATTTCGTATAATGGGCCTTCTGCATCACAAATTGAAGCAACGGCAAATGCTATTGTAGCTAAAGGTAAAAAAGTTCATTTTTCTGAATTAGATATTAGAGCAAACCCTGATGGCAATTTAACATCATTAACAAGTGAAAGAAGCAGCCTGCAACAAGCAAAATACAAAGAAGTTGTAGAGATCTATAACGCCATTCCTTCAGAAAACAAGTTTGCGTTAACTGTTTGGGGAATTCGTGATAATAAATCTTGGTTAATAGATTTTTGGGGTAACCCAGAATGGCCATTATTATTTGACGATGATTATAATAAAAAACCTGCTTACTACGGGTTTTTAGAAGGACTATAG
- a CDS encoding endo-1,4-beta-xylanase: MKYTHSIKYACFLVVVISVFACKDFEEKKEALGLKNAATFPIGTAININRLLNDAKLQKLEIENFNSITATSDMKMQAILPAENKYNWKTVDTILHYAKTHNQRLFGHNLIWHSSTPKWVREKGEKDSVWLDDFMQQYIKTYVKRYKGKVAAWDVVNEAFESSGGNYRESLWYKKLGKSYIEKAFRYAHEADPTAVLFYNDFNIERDTVKLNAVLNMVKEFKAKGVPISGIGFQMHIRMDIPNEVIANSLKKAAATGLQIHLSEVDIIFNTHNDERLGGIQNYSVLTDEMKQAQAEKYKNLIKMYKEIVPKAQQFGITFWDFTDRDSWIKGFFNLKDWPCIYDDNLQPKPAYFGVLEGLKE; encoded by the coding sequence ATGAAATACACACACAGTATAAAATACGCTTGCTTTTTAGTAGTTGTTATAAGTGTTTTCGCGTGTAAAGATTTCGAAGAAAAAAAGGAAGCTTTAGGATTGAAAAATGCAGCAACCTTTCCAATTGGTACTGCAATAAATATTAATAGGTTATTAAATGATGCTAAACTTCAAAAATTAGAAATTGAAAATTTCAACAGTATTACAGCAACAAGCGATATGAAAATGCAAGCCATTTTGCCTGCTGAAAACAAGTACAATTGGAAAACGGTTGATACAATATTACACTATGCAAAAACACACAACCAAAGATTATTTGGGCATAATTTAATTTGGCATAGTTCTACCCCAAAATGGGTTAGAGAAAAAGGTGAAAAAGATAGTGTTTGGTTAGATGATTTTATGCAACAGTATATAAAAACTTATGTAAAAAGATACAAAGGTAAAGTAGCCGCTTGGGATGTGGTTAATGAAGCTTTTGAATCTAGCGGAGGAAATTATAGAGAATCACTTTGGTATAAAAAACTAGGTAAAAGTTATATAGAAAAAGCATTTAGGTATGCGCATGAAGCAGACCCAACTGCTGTATTGTTTTATAATGATTTTAACATTGAAAGAGATACTGTAAAGTTAAACGCTGTATTAAATATGGTAAAGGAATTTAAAGCCAAAGGAGTGCCGATTTCTGGGATAGGTTTTCAAATGCATATTAGAATGGATATTCCTAATGAGGTTATAGCGAATTCACTCAAAAAAGCTGCGGCAACGGGTTTACAAATTCATTTATCTGAAGTTGATATTATTTTTAATACACATAATGATGAAAGATTAGGAGGTATTCAAAATTATAGCGTTTTAACAGATGAAATGAAACAAGCACAAGCCGAGAAGTATAAAAATCTGATTAAAATGTATAAAGAAATAGTGCCTAAAGCGCAACAATTTGGGATTACGTTTTGGGATTTTACAGATAGAGACTCATGGATTAAAGGCTTTTTTAATTTAAAAGATTGGCCTTGTATATACGATGATAATTTACAACCTAAACCAGCTTATTTTGGGGTTTTAGAAGGTTTAAAAGAATAA